In Molothrus aeneus isolate 106 chromosome 11, BPBGC_Maene_1.0, whole genome shotgun sequence, a genomic segment contains:
- the GABARAPL2 gene encoding gamma-aminobutyric acid receptor-associated protein-like 2: MKWMFKEDHALEHRCVESAKIRAKYPDRVPVIVEKVSGSQIVDIDKRKYLVPSDITVAQFMWIIRKRIQLPSEKAIFLFVDKTVPQSSLTMGQLYEKEKDEDGFLYVAYSGENTFGF; the protein is encoded by the exons ATGAAGTGGATGTTCAAGGAGGACCACGCGCTGG AGCACAGATGTGTCGAGTCGGCAAAAATCCGAGCCAAATACCCCGACCGTGTCCCG GTCATAGTGGAGAAGGTCTCAGGATCTCAGATTGTTGATATTGACAAGAGGAAGTACTTAGTTCCGTCTGACATCACCGTGGCCCAGTTCATGTGGATCATCAGGAAGAGGATTCAACTGCCATCTGAGAAGGCAATATTCCTCTTTGTAGACAAGACAGTCCCACAATCCAG cTTAACTATGGGACAACtttatgagaaagaaaaggatgaGGATGGATTCTTGTATGTTGCCTACAGTGGAGAGAACACATTTGGTTTCTGA
- the TMEM231 gene encoding transmembrane protein 231 has protein sequence MAGVELYSHPALYTRYRAGFCSAAALALLLITALTYVPPLLVAYRSHGFWLKQSAYLEQPTVRFRYEALFVATIGSGPGSFLAWSTFPAFNRLQEDRLRVPLLSTREEDKNQDGKMDQLHFKLELPLQPTEHVVGVQLILLFSYQLYRMSTFVMQSMAFLQFFSPVPGSQLYVNGDLKLNQRQLLNHCGLDTRYNVSVVNGTSPFASDYDLANIIAAYWARNVTTVFSDPSPVWMTGRATDTPFIINATIHYPVEVILYQPGFWEIIKFAWIQYVSILLIFLWVFGRIKTFLFQNQVLTTIPVSPVLPVSPVLSYKQHQS, from the exons ATGGCGGGCGTGGAGCTGTACTCGCATCCCGCGCTGTACACGCGCTACCGGGCTGGGTTCTGCTCCGCCGCTGCACTGGCGCTGTTGCTCATCACGGCGCTCACCTATGTGCCGCCGCTGCTGGTGGCCTACCGGAGCCACG GTTTCTGGCTGAAGCAGAGCGCGTACCTGGAGCAGCCCACTGTTCGTTTCCGGTACGAGGCTCTCTTCGTCGCCACCATCGGGTCCGGCCCGGGCAGCTTCTTGGCGTGGAGCACATTCCCAGCGTTCAACAGGCTCCAGGAGGACCGGCTACGAGTCCCGCTCCTGTCG acGAGAGAAGAAGACAAAAATCAAGATGGCAAAATGGATCAGTTGCATTTTAAACTGGAACTTCCATTACAACCAACAGAGCATGTAGTTGGCGTTCAGCTGATTCTACTCTTTTCCTACCAGCTTTAT AGGATGTCAACATTTGTGATGCAGAGCATggcttttcttcagtttttttctcctgtgccagggtctcagcTCTACGTGAATGGAGACTTGAAATTAAACCAGAGGCAATTACTTAACCACTGTGGACTGGATACCAGATACAAT GTGTCCGTGGTCAATGGCACAAGTCCTTTTGCAAGTGACTATGATCTGGCAAACATCATTGCAGCATACTGGGCTAGAAATG TGACAACAGTCTTTTCAGATCCCAGCCCTGTTTGGATGACTGGAAGAGCAACGGATACACCATTTATCATTAATGCCACTATTCATTACCCAGTGGAAGTTATCTT ATATCAGCCAGGATTTTGGGAAATTATTAAATTTGCCTGGATCCAGTATGTCAGCATCCTCCTTATCTTTCTTTGGGTGTTCGGTAGGATTAAGACATTTTTGTTCCAGAATCAGGTGTTGACTACAATTCCAGTATCACCAGTTCTGCCTGTATCTCCAGTCCTATCCTACAAACAACACCAGTCCTGA